One Streptococcus sp. DTU_2020_1001019_1_SI_AUS_MUR_006 DNA window includes the following coding sequences:
- the glmS gene encoding glutamine--fructose-6-phosphate transaminase (isomerizing), which yields MCGIVGVVGNTNATDILIQGLEKLEYRGYDSAGIFVLGGAENHLVKAVGRIAELSAKTAGVEGTTGIGHTRWATHGKPTEDNAHPHRSETGRFVLVHNGVIENYLEIKEEYLAGHNFKGQTDTEIAVHLIGKFAEEDGLSVLEAFKKALHIIRGSYAFALIDSENPDVIYVAKNKSPLLIGLGDGYNMVCSDAMAMIRETNQYMEIHDQELVIVKADSVQVQDYDDNSRERASYTAELDLSDIGKGTYPYYMLKEIDEQPTVMRKLIQAYTDEAGQVVVDPAIIKAVQDADRIYILAAGTSYHAGFASKKMLEELTDTPVELGISSEWGYGMPLLSKKPLFIFISQSGETADSRQVLVKANEMGIPSLTVTNVPGSTLSREANHTMLLHAGPEIAVASTKAYTAQIAALAFLAKAVGEANDNEKAKAFDLVHELSIVAQSIESTLSEKETIDAKVRDLLETTRNAFYIGRGQDYYVAMEASLKLKEISYIQCEGFAAGELKHGTIALIEEGTPVLALLSDPVLANHTRGNIQEVAARGAKVLTIAEENVAKDTDDIVLTTVHPYLSPISMVVPTQLVAYFATLHRGLDVDKPRNLAKSVTVE from the coding sequence ATGTGTGGAATTGTTGGTGTTGTTGGAAACACAAATGCAACTGATATTTTGATTCAAGGGCTTGAAAAGCTTGAATACCGTGGCTATGATTCTGCGGGAATTTTTGTCCTAGGTGGTGCTGAAAATCACCTGGTTAAGGCGGTCGGTCGTATCGCAGAATTGTCTGCTAAGACAGCTGGTGTGGAGGGAACAACTGGTATCGGACATACTCGTTGGGCGACTCACGGAAAACCAACAGAAGATAACGCTCACCCACATCGCTCTGAGACAGGACGTTTTGTCTTGGTCCACAATGGGGTGATCGAAAACTATCTTGAAATCAAGGAAGAATACCTTGCAGGACACAACTTCAAGGGACAAACAGATACAGAAATCGCCGTTCACTTGATTGGAAAATTTGCGGAAGAAGATGGCTTGTCAGTTCTTGAAGCCTTCAAAAAAGCTCTTCACATCATCCGTGGTTCTTATGCCTTTGCCTTGATCGACTCTGAAAATCCAGATGTTATCTACGTGGCCAAGAACAAATCACCTCTCTTGATCGGTCTTGGAGATGGCTACAATATGGTCTGCTCAGATGCTATGGCTATGATTCGTGAGACCAACCAATACATGGAAATCCATGACCAAGAATTGGTTATCGTGAAAGCTGATAGCGTCCAAGTACAAGACTATGATGACAACAGTCGTGAGCGTGCTAGCTACACTGCGGAGCTTGACTTGTCAGATATCGGTAAGGGGACATATCCTTACTACATGCTCAAGGAAATCGATGAGCAGCCAACGGTGATGCGTAAGTTAATCCAAGCCTACACAGATGAGGCTGGTCAAGTTGTCGTAGATCCAGCTATCATCAAGGCTGTTCAAGACGCAGACCGCATCTATATCCTCGCAGCTGGAACATCTTACCACGCAGGATTTGCTTCTAAGAAGATGCTGGAAGAATTGACAGATACGCCAGTTGAACTTGGTATCTCCTCTGAGTGGGGATATGGTATGCCGCTTCTCAGCAAGAAACCACTCTTCATCTTTATCAGTCAATCTGGTGAAACAGCTGACAGCCGTCAGGTTTTGGTCAAGGCCAATGAAATGGGGATTCCAAGCTTGACAGTGACAAACGTTCCAGGATCAACTCTGTCACGTGAAGCCAACCATACTATGTTGCTTCATGCAGGCCCTGAAATTGCCGTAGCGTCAACTAAGGCCTATACAGCCCAAATCGCAGCCCTTGCCTTCCTTGCAAAAGCAGTCGGTGAAGCAAATGACAACGAAAAAGCCAAAGCCTTTGACCTGGTTCACGAGTTGTCTATCGTGGCTCAGTCTATCGAATCAACTCTTTCAGAGAAAGAAACGATCGACGCAAAAGTTCGTGATCTTCTTGAAACAACACGCAATGCCTTTTACATCGGACGCGGTCAAGATTACTACGTAGCCATGGAAGCCAGTCTCAAACTCAAAGAGATTTCTTACATTCAGTGTGAAGGCTTTGCGGCAGGAGAACTCAAGCACGGAACGATTGCCTTGATTGAAGAAGGAACACCTGTATTGGCCCTCTTGTCTGACCCAGTTCTTGCCAACCACACTCGTGGAAATATCCAAGAAGTGGCAGCTCGTGGTGCTAAGGTCCTTACTATTGCAGAAGAAAATGTTGCTAAAGATACCGATGATATTGTCCTTACGACCGTACACCCTTACCTCTCACCAATCTCAATGGTCGTACCAACACAATTGGTCGCTTACTTTGCAACCCTACACCGTGGACTTGATGTGGACAAGCCACGTAACCTTGCCAAGTCAGTAACGGTAGAATAA
- a CDS encoding DUF1846 domain-containing protein, translated as MKKQAFSSEQYLNLQRDHILERINQFDGKLYLEFGGKMLEDFHAARVLPGYEPDNKIKLLQELKEQVEVVIAINASNIEHSKARGDLGISYDQEVLRLIDKFNELGIFVGSVVITQYAGQPAADAFRNQLEKNGIDSYLHYPIKGYPTDMDHIISPEGMGKNDYIKTSRNLIVVTAPGPGSGKLATCMSNMYHDQINGIKSGYAKFETFPVWNLPLHHPVNLAYEAATADLDDVNMIDPFHLQTYGETTVNYNRDIEIFPVLKRMLERILGESPYASPTDMGVNMVGFAIIDNDAAIEASKQEIIRRYYQTVLDFKAEKVGETAVKKIELLMNDLGITPADRKVAVAARQKAEETGGPALALELPSGEIVTGKNSELFGPTAAALINAIKKSANINAETKLIEPEVVKPIQGLKINHLGSRNPRLHSNEILIALAITAMQNPDADRAMKELGNLKGSEAHSTIILTDEDKNVLRKLGINVTFDPYYQYDRLYRK; from the coding sequence ATGAAAAAACAAGCTTTTAGTTCTGAACAATATTTGAATCTACAACGCGACCATATCTTGGAGCGCATCAACCAATTTGACGGCAAACTCTACTTGGAGTTTGGTGGCAAAATGTTAGAAGATTTCCACGCTGCTCGTGTCCTTCCTGGATATGAACCAGATAACAAAATCAAACTCTTACAAGAATTGAAGGAGCAAGTTGAGGTTGTTATCGCTATTAACGCTAGCAATATCGAGCACTCAAAAGCTCGTGGAGACTTGGGCATTTCTTATGACCAAGAAGTGCTTCGTTTGATCGATAAATTCAATGAACTCGGTATCTTTGTTGGTTCAGTTGTCATTACTCAATATGCAGGCCAACCGGCAGCTGATGCTTTCCGTAATCAATTAGAGAAAAATGGTATCGACTCTTATCTCCACTACCCTATCAAGGGGTATCCGACAGATATGGATCACATCATTTCTCCTGAAGGTATGGGGAAAAACGACTATATCAAAACGAGTCGTAACTTGATTGTCGTGACTGCTCCTGGGCCTGGTTCAGGTAAGTTGGCAACTTGTATGTCTAACATGTACCACGACCAAATCAATGGTATCAAGTCTGGTTATGCCAAATTTGAAACCTTCCCAGTTTGGAATCTCCCACTTCATCACCCAGTCAACTTGGCTTATGAAGCTGCTACAGCAGACCTAGATGATGTCAACATGATTGACCCATTCCATCTCCAAACTTATGGAGAAACCACAGTCAACTACAACCGCGACATTGAAATTTTCCCTGTTCTTAAGCGTATGCTGGAACGTATCTTAGGTGAGTCTCCTTATGCATCTCCAACTGACATGGGTGTAAATATGGTTGGTTTTGCAATCATTGATAACGACGCTGCCATTGAAGCATCTAAACAGGAAATTATCCGTCGCTATTACCAGACAGTTCTTGACTTCAAAGCTGAGAAGGTTGGAGAAACTGCTGTGAAGAAGATTGAGCTTCTCATGAATGACCTAGGTATCACACCAGCTGATAGAAAGGTTGCTGTTGCCGCACGTCAAAAAGCAGAAGAAACAGGCGGACCTGCTCTAGCTCTTGAATTACCTTCTGGTGAAATCGTTACTGGTAAGAACTCAGAACTCTTTGGTCCAACAGCCGCTGCTTTGATCAATGCAATCAAGAAATCAGCTAACATCAATGCTGAAACAAAATTAATTGAACCAGAAGTGGTGAAACCAATTCAAGGTTTGAAAATCAATCACTTGGGTAGCCGTAACCCTCGACTCCACTCAAATGAAATCCTTATCGCACTTGCAATCACAGCTATGCAGAATCCTGATGCAGATCGTGCCATGAAAGAACTCGGAAACCTCAAAGGAAGCGAAGCTCACTCTACGATTATCCTAACAGACGAAGATAAAAATGTTCTTCGCAAACTAGGAATCAATGTAACCTTTGATCCTTACTACCAATACGATCGTTTATATCGCAAGTAA
- a CDS encoding alpha-glucosidase: protein MQEKWWHNAVVYQVYPKSFKDSNGDGIGDLPGITSKLDYLAKLGITAIWLSPVYDSPMDDNGYDIANYQDIAAIFGTMEDMDVLIAEAKKRDIRIIMDLVVNHTSDEHAWFIEACENPDSPERDYYIWRDEPNELESIFSGSAWQYDEKSGQYYLHFFSKKQPDLNWENEELRQKIYEMMNFWIDKGIGGFRMDVIDMIGKIPDQKIVNNGPMLHPYLKEMNQATFGDKELLTVGETWGATPEIAKLYSDPKGQELSMVFQFEHICLQYQEGQPKWQYQKELNVGKLKEIFNKWQTELGVEDGWNSLFWNNHDLPRIVSIWGNDQDYREKSAKAYAILLHLMRGTPYIYQGEEIGMTNFPFETLDQIEDIESLNYAREALEKGVPIEEIMDSIRVIGRDNARTPMQWDESKNAGFSDGQPWLAVNPNYEAINVQEALANPDSIFYTYQKLVNIRKENSWLVRADFELLETAEKVFAYIRKDGDRRFLVVVNLSSQEQEFHLDAVLKSVLIANTDVEATLEQLTLAPWDAFCVELVA, encoded by the coding sequence ATGCAAGAAAAATGGTGGCACAATGCCGTTGTTTATCAGGTCTATCCAAAAAGTTTTAAGGATAGCAATGGAGATGGGATTGGTGATTTGCCTGGGATTACCAGTAAGCTAGACTATCTAGCTAAGTTAGGGATTACAGCGATCTGGCTTTCTCCAGTCTATGATAGCCCCATGGATGACAATGGTTATGATATTGCCAATTATCAAGATATCGCGGCTATCTTTGGAACCATGGAAGATATGGATGTGCTGATTGCTGAGGCTAAAAAACGAGATATCCGAATCATTATGGATTTGGTGGTCAATCATACATCAGATGAGCACGCTTGGTTTATCGAAGCTTGTGAAAATCCTGATAGTCCTGAGCGAGACTACTATATCTGGCGTGATGAACCTAACGAATTGGAGTCAATTTTCAGTGGATCTGCCTGGCAATATGATGAAAAGTCAGGTCAATATTACCTGCACTTTTTCAGCAAGAAGCAACCAGACCTTAACTGGGAAAATGAAGAACTACGCCAAAAAATCTATGAGATGATGAATTTCTGGATTGATAAAGGGATTGGTGGATTCCGTATGGACGTTATTGACATGATTGGGAAGATTCCTGATCAGAAAATTGTCAACAATGGTCCTATGCTTCATCCCTATCTCAAGGAAATGAATCAGGCTACTTTCGGCGACAAAGAGCTCTTGACAGTAGGGGAAACTTGGGGAGCAACACCAGAGATCGCTAAACTCTATTCAGATCCTAAAGGACAAGAATTGTCTATGGTTTTCCAGTTTGAACATATCTGTCTTCAGTATCAGGAAGGACAACCTAAGTGGCAGTACCAAAAAGAGCTAAATGTAGGGAAATTAAAAGAGATTTTTAACAAATGGCAGACAGAGTTGGGAGTTGAAGATGGCTGGAATTCACTTTTCTGGAACAACCATGACCTCCCTCGTATCGTCTCTATCTGGGGAAATGACCAAGACTACCGCGAAAAATCTGCCAAAGCGTATGCCATCTTGCTTCATCTCATGAGAGGAACTCCCTACATTTACCAAGGAGAAGAAATTGGGATGACCAATTTCCCGTTTGAAACGCTTGATCAAATAGAGGATATCGAATCCCTCAATTATGCGCGTGAAGCTCTTGAAAAAGGCGTTCCGATAGAAGAAATTATGGATAGTATCCGTGTGATTGGGCGTGATAATGCTCGTACCCCGATGCAGTGGGATGAGAGCAAAAATGCTGGTTTCTCAGATGGACAACCTTGGTTGGCTGTTAATCCAAACTACGAAGCAATCAACGTTCAGGAAGCACTGGCAAACCCAGATTCTATTTTCTATACTTATCAAAAATTGGTAAACATTCGTAAGGAAAATAGCTGGTTGGTGAGAGCTGATTTTGAACTCCTTGAAACGGCTGAAAAAGTCTTTGCTTACATCCGTAAAGATGGCGACCGTCGATTCTTAGTGGTAGTTAACCTCTCAAGTCAAGAACAAGAGTTTCACTTGGATGCAGTCCTTAAGTCAGTCTTGATTGCAAATACAGATGTCGAAGCTACCTTAGAACAATTAACATTAGCTCCCTGGGATGCCTTCTGTGTCGAATTAGTTGCTTAA
- a CDS encoding peptide ABC transporter substrate-binding protein, whose product MKSKKWLAVAGITMSAALLLAACGKTEKKADAPTTFSYVYAIDPTTLDYSVTSKSSTSDVIANLVDGLLENDKYGNLIPSLAEDWSVSQDGLTYTYKLRKGVKWYTSEGEEYAEVKAQDFVTGLKHAADGKSDGLTLIQDSIKGLAEYVSGETNDFSTVGVKAVDDYTVEYTLNKPESFWNSKVTTATMLPVNEEFLNSQGKDYGAAAPSGILYNGPYILKNFTSKSVIEYEKNPNYWDKDNVKIDHVKLTFYDGSDQESLIRSFASGSYTTARLFPTSSSFDSTKKEYGDKIVYSPQEATSYYFTFNVNRQSYNKTAKTDDAQKTSTKEALLNKNFRQAINFALDRHAYSAQMNGEEGADKIIRTSLVPYDYVQVGEKTFGELAQEQLVTYGDQWKDVALTDGKDTLYNPTKAKAAFEKAKSELQAKGVTFPIHLDIPVEQTDVIAVQQTNSLKQSVEAALGSENVVIDVLQMTDNEKMSITSQAKVPSQKDYDLNGTGWGPDYQDPATYLNILDAKKGSALKHLGITKGKDPEVMAQVGLDEYKKLLDDAASETSDLNKRYEKYAKAQAWVSDSSLLIPVASSGGSPTVSRTVPFTKAYSQVGIKGDPFVFKGLELQNDIVTAKEYEEALKKWQKEKIETNAKYQKELANHVK is encoded by the coding sequence ATGAAATCGAAAAAGTGGCTCGCAGTAGCAGGGATAACGATGAGCGCAGCTCTTCTTTTGGCGGCTTGTGGCAAGACTGAGAAAAAAGCAGATGCTCCAACAACATTTTCGTATGTTTATGCTATTGATCCAACAACTTTGGACTATAGCGTTACTAGTAAAAGTTCAACATCAGATGTCATCGCCAACCTGGTCGACGGACTCTTGGAGAATGACAAATATGGAAACTTGATTCCATCGCTTGCTGAAGACTGGTCTGTTTCACAGGACGGTTTGACTTACACATACAAGCTACGTAAAGGTGTCAAATGGTATACTTCTGAAGGAGAAGAGTATGCTGAAGTCAAGGCCCAAGACTTTGTGACTGGTTTGAAACATGCTGCTGATGGTAAGTCAGATGGTCTAACACTTATCCAAGACTCCATCAAAGGATTGGCAGAGTACGTTAGCGGTGAAACGAATGACTTCTCAACAGTCGGTGTCAAAGCAGTTGATGACTATACGGTTGAGTATACCTTGAACAAACCAGAAAGCTTCTGGAATTCTAAGGTAACAACAGCAACCATGCTCCCAGTTAATGAAGAATTCTTAAATTCTCAAGGGAAAGATTACGGTGCAGCAGCGCCTTCAGGTATTCTCTACAATGGTCCTTATATTTTGAAGAACTTCACTTCGAAATCCGTGATCGAGTACGAAAAGAACCCGAATTACTGGGACAAGGACAATGTTAAGATTGACCACGTCAAGCTTACTTTCTACGACGGCTCTGACCAAGAATCATTGATTCGTAGCTTTGCGTCAGGCTCATATACGACAGCTCGCCTCTTCCCAACTAGCTCAAGCTTTGATTCAACTAAGAAAGAATACGGCGATAAGATCGTTTATAGTCCACAAGAAGCCACTAGCTATTACTTTACTTTCAACGTAAATCGTCAGTCTTACAATAAAACAGCTAAGACAGATGATGCCCAAAAAACATCAACTAAAGAAGCGCTTCTTAATAAAAACTTCCGTCAAGCCATCAACTTCGCTCTTGACCGTCATGCTTACTCTGCACAGATGAATGGCGAAGAAGGTGCAGACAAGATTATCCGTACCAGCCTTGTGCCTTATGACTATGTTCAGGTTGGTGAAAAGACCTTCGGTGAATTGGCTCAAGAACAATTGGTAACATACGGAGACCAGTGGAAGGATGTGGCTTTGACAGATGGTAAAGATACCCTTTACAATCCAACAAAAGCAAAAGCTGCCTTTGAAAAAGCAAAATCAGAATTGCAGGCTAAAGGTGTAACCTTCCCAATCCATTTGGATATTCCAGTTGAGCAGACTGATGTCATTGCTGTACAGCAAACCAACTCTCTCAAACAGTCTGTCGAAGCAGCACTTGGAAGTGAGAATGTTGTCATCGATGTACTTCAAATGACTGACAATGAGAAAATGAGTATCACATCTCAAGCCAAAGTGCCTTCTCAAAAAGACTATGACTTGAACGGAACTGGATGGGGACCAGACTATCAAGACCCAGCAACCTACCTCAATATCTTAGATGCTAAGAAGGGTTCTGCTCTTAAACACTTGGGTATCACAAAAGGTAAAGATCCAGAAGTTATGGCTCAAGTTGGACTTGATGAGTACAAGAAACTCTTGGATGATGCAGCATCAGAAACAAGCGATCTTAACAAACGCTATGAAAAATATGCCAAAGCACAAGCTTGGGTTTCAGATAGTTCACTTCTTATCCCTGTAGCTTCTTCAGGTGGTTCTCCGACAGTTAGTCGTACAGTGCCATTCACAAAAGCTTACTCTCAAGTTGGTATCAAGGGAGATCCATTTGTATTTAAAGGTTTAGAATTACAAAACGATATTGTAACAGCTAAAGAATACGAAGAAGCTCTCAAGAAATGGCAAAAAGAGAAAATTGAAACGAATGCCAAATACCAAAAAGAACTAGCAAATCACGTTAAATAG
- a CDS encoding peptide ABC transporter substrate-binding protein, translating to MKLKKRLIGAGLTLAAAVLLTACGQSASDGKTYSSTFGADPTTFNYLLDYAGDNTAIVTNLVDGLLENDNYGNLIPALAEDWSVSKDGLTYTYKLRQDAKWFTADGEEYAPLKAQDFVTGIKYAADNKGQALDLIQNSIKGLDDYITGANTDFSNVGVKALDDYNVQYTLTRPEPFWNSKTTNSILFPVNEEFLASKGKDFGTLKPDSILYSGPYLLKDFTSKSSIEYVKNPHYYDQEKVTIEKVKLAYFDGSDQDLTIRNFESGAYSSAGVYPNSSNFAKTKEKYKDNIVYSLQDATSWYYNFNVNRGAYNHTAKTSDEQKQATQAAVSNKSFRQAINFAIDRTAYSAQSNGEEAAKNTLRNSLVPPTFVQVGDKTFGETVASKLVNYGTQWSNMNLEDAQDGYFNKEKAQAKFAEAKKELEAQGVSFPIHLDLPVDQVNKTLLSGTNSIKQSIESTLGSENVVVDVIQLSTDDYINATVQAPTPADHDYDLNLDGWSADYQDPSTYLNPFNAEDGFYLKILGLDPSKDADKITSIGLDQFTQKLKTADAENTDVAKRYENYADAQAWLIDSSLLIPVVSNGGGASVTRVTPFTRAYSLVGIKGTGSNYKYMRLQTDVVTSSQFAEAKAKWEQERKNSVEKSQKDFESHVK from the coding sequence ATGAAACTTAAAAAACGTTTGATTGGAGCGGGGTTGACACTTGCTGCTGCGGTCCTATTGACAGCATGCGGCCAGTCAGCATCAGACGGCAAAACATACTCGTCTACCTTTGGTGCAGATCCAACAACCTTCAACTATCTCTTGGACTACGCTGGTGATAACACTGCTATTGTAACCAACTTGGTTGATGGTTTGCTTGAAAATGATAACTACGGAAACCTCATTCCTGCCCTTGCAGAGGATTGGAGTGTTTCTAAGGATGGTTTAACTTATACCTACAAACTTCGCCAAGATGCCAAGTGGTTTACAGCTGACGGTGAAGAATACGCTCCCCTTAAAGCACAAGACTTTGTAACTGGTATCAAGTACGCTGCTGACAACAAGGGACAAGCCTTGGACTTGATTCAGAACTCTATCAAGGGCTTAGATGATTATATAACAGGTGCAAATACTGACTTCTCAAATGTTGGTGTCAAAGCCTTAGATGACTATAATGTCCAATATACCTTGACACGACCAGAACCATTCTGGAACTCAAAAACAACCAACAGTATCTTATTCCCTGTAAACGAAGAATTCCTTGCTTCTAAAGGTAAAGACTTCGGAACCCTGAAACCAGATAGCATTCTTTATAGCGGACCATATTTGTTAAAAGATTTTACATCTAAGTCTTCTATCGAATATGTGAAAAACCCACATTACTATGACCAAGAAAAAGTAACGATTGAAAAGGTAAAATTGGCCTACTTTGATGGTTCAGACCAAGACTTGACAATTCGTAACTTTGAAAGTGGTGCTTACTCATCTGCAGGTGTTTATCCGAATAGCTCAAACTTCGCTAAGACAAAGGAAAAATACAAGGACAATATCGTTTATAGCTTGCAAGATGCAACATCTTGGTACTATAACTTTAACGTCAACCGTGGTGCTTATAACCATACTGCAAAAACAAGTGATGAGCAAAAACAAGCAACTCAAGCTGCAGTTTCGAATAAAAGCTTTCGTCAGGCAATTAACTTCGCCATTGATCGTACAGCATACTCAGCTCAATCAAACGGTGAAGAAGCAGCTAAGAACACTCTTCGTAACTCGCTTGTACCACCAACTTTCGTACAAGTTGGAGACAAGACTTTTGGTGAAACAGTTGCTTCCAAATTGGTCAACTATGGTACACAATGGTCAAATATGAATCTTGAAGATGCTCAAGATGGTTATTTCAACAAAGAAAAAGCGCAAGCTAAGTTTGCTGAAGCTAAAAAAGAATTAGAGGCCCAAGGTGTGAGCTTCCCAATTCATTTGGACTTGCCTGTAGACCAGGTTAACAAGACCTTGCTTTCTGGAACAAACTCAATCAAACAATCAATCGAATCAACGCTCGGTTCTGAAAATGTAGTGGTTGATGTTATCCAATTGTCGACAGATGATTATATAAATGCAACAGTTCAAGCACCAACTCCAGCTGATCATGACTATGATTTGAACTTGGATGGATGGTCAGCTGACTACCAAGATCCTTCAACTTACCTCAATCCTTTCAACGCTGAAGATGGATTCTATCTCAAGATTTTGGGACTTGATCCAAGCAAGGATGCTGATAAGATTACAAGTATAGGATTGGACCAATTTACTCAAAAATTAAAAACAGCAGATGCAGAAAATACAGACGTAGCGAAACGCTATGAAAACTACGCAGATGCACAAGCTTGGTTGATTGATAGTTCCCTTCTAATCCCAGTTGTGTCAAACGGTGGTGGGGCTTCGGTGACACGCGTGACACCATTTACACGTGCTTACTCACTAGTTGGTATCAAAGGAACTGGAAGCAACTACAAATACATGAGATTACAGACAGATGTTGTTACAAGCTCTCAATTTGCTGAAGCGAAGGCTAAATGGGAACAAGAACGTAAAAATTCTGTCGAAAAGAGTCAAAAAGACTTTGAAAGTCACGTGAAATAA